One genomic window of Cygnus atratus isolate AKBS03 ecotype Queensland, Australia chromosome 16, CAtr_DNAZoo_HiC_assembly, whole genome shotgun sequence includes the following:
- the TTI1 gene encoding LOW QUALITY PROTEIN: TELO2-interacting protein 1 homolog (The sequence of the model RefSeq protein was modified relative to this genomic sequence to represent the inferred CDS: deleted 1 base in 1 codon), translated as MAVFATPREAFGALRPACVRLTQAQTAENVALLRARLAAVGAAALQELQEYVLFPLRLALASPGPRRERLAQSAARGLAAVLGATRLRGPELLRELLAELCACLAPGPGPPQAPAPAPAPASEELKLAVVEALHALIHSADGDVILSLYQPPALHLLGFAVSLLLGLAERERAKQVKISALKCLQALVLRCECQQHRRLREDEEQQCGDSFASFLPGVSIALSRVITADIKQGHGTTVAAIRVFYRVVGLVMADEQLARIPENKEKPSVEQSGVSKLAVHRGPDWSKNTAEKLSLLLHKIVERSSVHSHWKVRLELVELVHHLVRNCRQSLVDSFTHLLKALVGLVNDENSEVQSRCNEVLQHIAEQQLVAHNRALADVLSENLHSLATALPRLMNSQDDTGKFATLSLLLGYLKLLGPKVNIVLNSASHLQRLSKALMQVLELDVTDVKIVEDRRWGSGSGYEGSLQHGVQTGRCQKKYFRFFTEEKVFQLLQQVCRVLGYYGNLYLLVDHFMGLYSESAMYRKQAAMVLNELIAGAAGVGVDVLQEREVSLNVDDIKGSITSILDEYTDQANWYLVTSIDAEETSHELSVNHSGLAALPGAACGSVLPSPDPRVTTRTMNSNIWQICIQLEGVGCFAAVLGKEFRLLLLSALYPVLEKAGDKTLLISETAMGTLVDICEACSYDSVQCLINENSDYLVNGISLNLRHLAHQPHASQVLDTMLRHSDASLLPLVEDVIQDVLSTLDQSYNHQASTFLGVLYSLMAALVKWFGPSCSEEHQRRQAAEWQSGTLAQVQPAITRQEVEQFFLDYVRQKQVAEGNLSDSGDEEADEVPPVAKPEPSNSDTEGETPLPSHAQLAKDVMERCIHLLSDRNLRVRLKVLDVLELCVTVLHPHGNHLLPMAHRVWPALVTRLISDDPLAVLRAFKVLCTLAQTCGDFLRQRFSKDVLPKLTSSLLSQAPASARAGPVYNHTLAFKLQLAVLQGLGSLCEKLDMGESDLNKVADACLIYLSAKQPMKLQEAAQSVFLHLMHVDPDSTWLLLNEICCPHMYEPPHTSLQPVKLRGMGRQRNEFTDNVLLLLEKLQQQESSVLQAGTQEASPA; from the exons ATGGCCGTGTTCGCCACCCCCCGGGAGGCCTTCGGCGCCCTGCGGCCCGCCTGCGTGCGGCTGACCCAGGCGCAGACCGCCGAGAACGTGGCGCTGCTGCGGGCCCGGCTGGCGGCGGTGGGCGCGGCggcgctgcaggagctgcaggagtaCGTCCTCTTCCCGCTGCGCCTCGCCCTCGCCTcgccggggccgcggcgggaGCGGCTGGCTCAGAGCGCGGCGCGGGGCCTGGCCGCCGTGCTGGGCGCCACCCGCCTGCGGGGCCCGGAGCTGCTGCGGGAGCTGCTGGCCGAGCTCTGCGCCTGCctcgcccccggccccggccccccgcaggccccggccccggccccggccccggcctcgGAGGAGCTGAAGCTGGCCGTGGTGGAGGCGCTGCACGCCCTGATCCATTCCGCAGACGGGGACGTTATCTTGTCGCTGTACCAGCCGCCGGCGCTGCACCTCCTGGGGTTCGCCGTGTCCCTGCTCCTGGGCCTGGCGGAACGGgaaagagcaaagcaggtcaAGATCTCCGCCCTGAAGTGTCTGCAGGCCCTCGTTCTGCGGTGTgagtgccagcagcacaggcgGCTGCGTGAAGATGAGGAGCAGCAATGTGGGGATTCGTTTGCTTCGTTTCTGCCCGGCGTTTCTATTGCGCTGTCTCGAGTTATTACCGCAGACATCAAACAAGGTCACGGAACCACCGTCGCTGCCATCAGAGTGTTTTATCGGGTTGTCGGTTTGGTCATGGCTGATGAACAGCTAGCCAGGATCCCAGAGAATAAAGAGAAGCCGTCAGTGGAACAAAGTGGAGTATCAAAACTGGCGGTCCATAGAGGACCTGACTGGAGTAAAAATACCGCAGAAAAACTCTCTCTCCTCTTACATAAAATTGTTGAACGTTCCTCAGTTCACTCGCACTGGAAAGTGAGACTGGAGCTGGTGGAACTCGTCCATCACTTAGTGAGGAACTGCAGGCAGTCACTGGTGGACTCGTTCACTCATCTTCTAAAGGCCTTGGTCGGGCTGGTTAAC GATGAAAACAGCGAAGTCCAAAGCAGATGTAACGAGGTTCTGCAGCAcattgcagagcagcagctggtagCACACAACAGGGCTCTTGCTGATGTTCTCTCGGAGAACCTCCATTCCCTCGCCACAGCTCTGCCTCGCCTGATGAACTCTCAGGACGACACGGGCAAGTTTGCCACCTTGAGCTTATTGCTTGGCTACCTGAAGCTGCTGGGCCCCAAGGTTAACATTGTCCTCAACTCCGCATCCCACCTCCAGCGTCTGTCCAAAGCACTGATGCAAGTTCTGGAGCTGGACGTGACAGATGTGAAGATAGTGGAAGACAGGCGCTGGGGCTCTGGGAGCGGGTACGAGGGCTCCTTGCAGCATGGTGTGCAGACGGGCAGATGCCAGAAGAAATACTTCCGCTTCTTCACGGAGGAAAAAGttttccagctccttcagcaagtttgccgtGTTCTTGGCTACTATGGAAACCTCTACTTGCTCGTGGATCATTTCATGGGGCTGTACAGCGAGTCTGCCATGTACCGAAAGCAGGCTGCAATGGTCCTCAATGAGCTGattgcaggagctgctggcgTAGGGGTGGATGTCCTTCAGGAAAGGGAAGTTTCACTGAACGTGGATGATATCAAAGGGTCCATAACGTCCATTCTTGATGAGTACACAGACCAGGCAAACTGGTATTTAGTCACCAGCATTGATGCAGAAGAAACCAGCCATGAGCTCTCTGTGAATCATTCAGGACTTGCTGCCCTCCCAGGGGCTGCCTGCGGCAGCGTTCTGCCATCCCCAGACCCGCGTGTAACGACCCGCACCATGAACAGCAACATCTGGCAGATCTGCATCCAGCTGGAAGGGGTCGGCTGCTTCGCTGCGGTCCTTGGGAAAGAATTCCGGTTGCTTCTGCTGTCAGCTCTCTACCCAGTGTTGGAAAAGGCCGGAGACAAGACTCTGCTGATCAGTGAGACGGCGATGGGAACGCTGGTGGACATATGCGAGGCCTGCAGTTACGACTCCGTGCAGTGTTTGATTAATGAGAATTCTGACTACCTGGTGAACGGGATTTCCCTGAATTTGCGCCATTTGGCACATCAGCCGCACGCGTCCCAGGTGCTGGACACTATGCTGAGGCACTCGGATGCCAGCTTGCTGCCGCTGGTAGAAGACGTTATCCAAGACGTCCTGTCGACGCTAGATCAGTCGTATAATCACCAGGCCTCCACCTTCCTCGGGGTCCTCTACTCACTAATGGCAGCTCTAG TCAAGTGGTTCGGACCGTCCTGCAGCGAGGAACACCAGCGAAGGCAGGCTGCTGAGTGGCAGAGCGGGACTTTGGCCCAGGTGCAGCCGGCGATAACAAGGCAAGAAGTGGAGCAATTCTTCCTCGACTATGTCAGACAGAAGCAGGTTGCAGAGGGCAATCTTTCTGACTCTGGTGATGAGGAGGCAG ATGAGGTTCCCCCTGTTGCTAAACCTGAGCCAAGCAACTCCGACACAGAAGGAGAAACTCCTCTGCCAAGCCATGCTCAGCTGGCCAAAGATGTGATGGAAAGGTGCATCCACTTGCTGTCTGACAGGAACCTCCGTGTGCGGCTGAAG GTCCTGGATGTGCTGGAGCTCTGCGTAACTGTGCTACATCCTCACGGAAACCATCTGCTTCCCATGGCTCATCGTGTCTGGCCAGCTCTCGTCACCCGGCTGATTAGCGATGACCCTCTGGCAGTGCTGAGAGCCTTCAAG GTGCTGTGTACCCTGGCTCAAACGTGTGGGGACTTTTTGAGACAGAGATTCTCCAAAGATGTCCTGCCTAAGCTGACCAGTTCCCTCCTTAGCCAGGCCCCAGCAAGTGCCAGAGCTGGGCCTGTGTACAACCACACGCTTGCCTTCAAGTTACAGCTGGCTGTGTTGCAGGGACTGGGGTCTCTGTGCGAGAAGCTGGACATGG GTGAGAGTGACCTGAATAAAGTGGCAGATGCTTGCCTGATTTACCTGAGTGCCAAGCAACCCATGAAGTTGCAAGAAGCTGCCCAGAG tgttttcctCCACTTAATGCATGTGGACCCTGACAGCACCTGGCTCCTCCTGAACGAGATCTGCTGCCCTCACATGTATGAGCCTCCCCACACCAGCTTGCAGCCTGTGAAGCTTCGTGGGATGGGGAGGCAGCGGAATGAGTTCACTGACAAcgtcctgctcctgctggagaagctgcagcaaCAGGAGAGCAGcgtgctgcaggctggcacaCAAGAGGCATCTCCTGCTTGA
- the RPRD1B gene encoding regulation of nuclear pre-mRNA domain-containing protein 1B isoform X3 yields MSSFSESALEKKLSELSNSQQSVQTLSLWLIHHRKHAGPIVSVWHRELRKAKSSRKLTFLYLANDVIQNSKRKGPEFTREFESVLVDAFSHVAREADEGCKKPLERLLNIWQERSVYGSEFIQQLKLSMEDSNSPQTKVAEEKKSLKRTFQQIQEEEDDDYPGSYSPQDPSAGPLLTEDLIKALQDLENAASGDATVRQKIASLPQEVQDVSLLEKITDKEAAERLSKTVDEACLLLAEYNGRLAAELEDRRQLARMLIEYTQNQKDVLTEKEKKLEDLLALIFGRR; encoded by the exons atgtcgTCCTTCTCCGAGTCGGCGCTGGAGAAGAAGCTGTCGGAGCTGAGCAACTCGCAGCAGAGCGTGCAGACGCTGTCGCTGTGGCTCATCCACCACCGCAAGCACGCCGGGCCCATCGTCTCCGTCTGGCACCGGGAGCTCCGCAAAG caaAATCAAGTAGGAAGCTCACTTTCCTATATCTAGCAAATGATGTCATCCAGAACAGTAAGAGGAAGGGTCCCGAATTTACTAGGGAATTTGAATCTGTTCTTGTGGATGCTTTTTCTCATGTTGCCAG AGAAGCAGATGAGGGCTGCAAAAAGCCCTTGGAACGATTGCTTAACATTTGGCAAGAAAGGAGTGTGTATGGCAGCGAGTTCATACAACAACTGAAGCTTTCTATGGAAGACTCCAATAGCCCCCAAACGAAAG TTGCAGAGGAGAAGAAGTCTTTAAAGCGGACTTTTCAGCAAATacaagaggaggaagatgatgatTACCCTGGGAGCTATTCACCCCAAGACCCTAGTGCTGGGCCACTGCTG ACTGAGGATTTGATCAAAGCCCTACAAGACTTGGAAAATGCAGCATCAGGAGACGCAACAGTGCGGCAAAAAATTGCTTCCCTGCCTCAGGAAGTTCAAGACGTTTCATTACTGGAGAAAATTACAG ACAAAGAGGCAGCCGAACGTCTTTCGAAGACTGTGGATGAAGCATGTCTGTTACTAGCGGAGTACAATGGCcggctggcagcagagctggaggacCGGCGCCAGCTGGCACGCATGCTGATCGAGTACACGCAGAATCAGAAGGATGTATtgacagagaaggagaagaaactaGAA GATCTGCTCGCTTTGATATTTGGGAGGAGGTGA
- the RPRD1B gene encoding regulation of nuclear pre-mRNA domain-containing protein 1B isoform X1, whose product MSSFSESALEKKLSELSNSQQSVQTLSLWLIHHRKHAGPIVSVWHRELRKAKSSRKLTFLYLANDVIQNSKRKGPEFTREFESVLVDAFSHVAREADEGCKKPLERLLNIWQERSVYGSEFIQQLKLSMEDSNSPQTKVAEEKKSLKRTFQQIQEEEDDDYPGSYSPQDPSAGPLLTEDLIKALQDLENAASGDATVRQKIASLPQEVQDVSLLEKITDKEAAERLSKTVDEACLLLAEYNGRLAAELEDRRQLARMLIEYTQNQKDVLTEKEKKLEEYKQKLARVTQVRKELKSHIQSLPDLSLLPNVTGGLAPLPSAGDLFSTD is encoded by the exons atgtcgTCCTTCTCCGAGTCGGCGCTGGAGAAGAAGCTGTCGGAGCTGAGCAACTCGCAGCAGAGCGTGCAGACGCTGTCGCTGTGGCTCATCCACCACCGCAAGCACGCCGGGCCCATCGTCTCCGTCTGGCACCGGGAGCTCCGCAAAG caaAATCAAGTAGGAAGCTCACTTTCCTATATCTAGCAAATGATGTCATCCAGAACAGTAAGAGGAAGGGTCCCGAATTTACTAGGGAATTTGAATCTGTTCTTGTGGATGCTTTTTCTCATGTTGCCAG AGAAGCAGATGAGGGCTGCAAAAAGCCCTTGGAACGATTGCTTAACATTTGGCAAGAAAGGAGTGTGTATGGCAGCGAGTTCATACAACAACTGAAGCTTTCTATGGAAGACTCCAATAGCCCCCAAACGAAAG TTGCAGAGGAGAAGAAGTCTTTAAAGCGGACTTTTCAGCAAATacaagaggaggaagatgatgatTACCCTGGGAGCTATTCACCCCAAGACCCTAGTGCTGGGCCACTGCTG ACTGAGGATTTGATCAAAGCCCTACAAGACTTGGAAAATGCAGCATCAGGAGACGCAACAGTGCGGCAAAAAATTGCTTCCCTGCCTCAGGAAGTTCAAGACGTTTCATTACTGGAGAAAATTACAG ACAAAGAGGCAGCCGAACGTCTTTCGAAGACTGTGGATGAAGCATGTCTGTTACTAGCGGAGTACAATGGCcggctggcagcagagctggaggacCGGCGCCAGCTGGCACGCATGCTGATCGAGTACACGCAGAATCAGAAGGATGTATtgacagagaaggagaagaaactaGAA GAATATAAACAGAAGCTTGCTCGGGTAACCCAGGTCCGCAAGGAGCTGAAATCCCACATCCAGAGCCTTCCAGATCTGTCACTGCTGCCCAATGTCACAGGAGGTCTGGCACCTCTGCCATCTGCTGGTGACCTGTTTTCAACAGACTAG
- the RPRD1B gene encoding regulation of nuclear pre-mRNA domain-containing protein 1B isoform X2: MSSFSESALEKKLSELSNSQQSVQTLSLWLIHHRKHAGPIVSVWHRELRKAKSSRKLTFLYLANDVIQNSKRKGPEFTREFESVLVDAFSHVAREADEGCKKPLERLLNIWQERSVYGSEFIQQLKLSMEDSNSPQTKEEKKSLKRTFQQIQEEEDDDYPGSYSPQDPSAGPLLTEDLIKALQDLENAASGDATVRQKIASLPQEVQDVSLLEKITDKEAAERLSKTVDEACLLLAEYNGRLAAELEDRRQLARMLIEYTQNQKDVLTEKEKKLEEYKQKLARVTQVRKELKSHIQSLPDLSLLPNVTGGLAPLPSAGDLFSTD, encoded by the exons atgtcgTCCTTCTCCGAGTCGGCGCTGGAGAAGAAGCTGTCGGAGCTGAGCAACTCGCAGCAGAGCGTGCAGACGCTGTCGCTGTGGCTCATCCACCACCGCAAGCACGCCGGGCCCATCGTCTCCGTCTGGCACCGGGAGCTCCGCAAAG caaAATCAAGTAGGAAGCTCACTTTCCTATATCTAGCAAATGATGTCATCCAGAACAGTAAGAGGAAGGGTCCCGAATTTACTAGGGAATTTGAATCTGTTCTTGTGGATGCTTTTTCTCATGTTGCCAG AGAAGCAGATGAGGGCTGCAAAAAGCCCTTGGAACGATTGCTTAACATTTGGCAAGAAAGGAGTGTGTATGGCAGCGAGTTCATACAACAACTGAAGCTTTCTATGGAAGACTCCAATAGCCCCCAAACGAAAG AGGAGAAGAAGTCTTTAAAGCGGACTTTTCAGCAAATacaagaggaggaagatgatgatTACCCTGGGAGCTATTCACCCCAAGACCCTAGTGCTGGGCCACTGCTG ACTGAGGATTTGATCAAAGCCCTACAAGACTTGGAAAATGCAGCATCAGGAGACGCAACAGTGCGGCAAAAAATTGCTTCCCTGCCTCAGGAAGTTCAAGACGTTTCATTACTGGAGAAAATTACAG ACAAAGAGGCAGCCGAACGTCTTTCGAAGACTGTGGATGAAGCATGTCTGTTACTAGCGGAGTACAATGGCcggctggcagcagagctggaggacCGGCGCCAGCTGGCACGCATGCTGATCGAGTACACGCAGAATCAGAAGGATGTATtgacagagaaggagaagaaactaGAA GAATATAAACAGAAGCTTGCTCGGGTAACCCAGGTCCGCAAGGAGCTGAAATCCCACATCCAGAGCCTTCCAGATCTGTCACTGCTGCCCAATGTCACAGGAGGTCTGGCACCTCTGCCATCTGCTGGTGACCTGTTTTCAACAGACTAG